The Mycolicibacterium cosmeticum sequence CGCACCCCGAGGTCGCGGTGGTCGACACCGAGGCGGCGGCCCGACTGGTGGTCATCACGGTCGAATCGGTGGTCCATCACGCATTGGCGGCGCCGCAAACGCTCGAAACAGCGGATCTGAGCCGGCACCTGGTGGACATGCTGACGCGCTATCTCGCGGCGGCCTGACGGCCGGCCCAACCGGAAACACCGGTCAGGGGTGCAGGTTCCACTGCCCGCAGTCCTGGGCCAGCACGTCGTTGACGTCGACCTCCAGCCCGCCTACCACCGGGCCCGGATTCGACGCGGTGCTCACGATGCGCTGATAAAGAACGGCGGCGGGGTGGATCTGCCCGCGCGACCAGGACCGGGTCTGCCACGCCCAAGCCCGGCCGGGCGTACTGGAACGGCCGATGACACCGTCGGCGATGGCCCACTGGCACGGGTTGATACCCGCATAGATGCCGGTGCGCTGCACCCCGATCACCGAGTTGATCCCGCGAAACCATTGCAGGGCAACGTTGTTCCATGTATTGCGGTCGATGTCGTCGTCGACGCTGAAGAAGATCGGCGCGCTGCGCCCGCCCCCGGCCGCGGTGTGCAACTGCCAGGCGGTGCGCGCGTCGGCGACACCCCCGGCGTAGCCGCGGGTGAAATCCGACGGTGCCGTCCCGCCGGGTTTGCCGTATTGGTAGTTGCTCACGATCACCAGTCCGGCGGCGGTGAGCGACTGGGCGTAGGGCAGGGTGATCGGCTTGGCGCCGAAGGACGATCCGGGCCGCGATGTGGAGACGTAGTTGATCACCCCGGAGTGGCCGGCCGCCAGGATGTCCCTGGCGGGTATCTGGCGCATGGCGAAGTCGATCAGGGTGGGCGCGGCGGCCGACGCCGTCGGCATGCCGGTCGACGCCAGGGCGGCGCCGAATCCCACCGCGGCGGTCGCCGCGCCGGCATAACGCAGCGCATCGCGCCGGGACACCATGCGTGATCGCCGGCGATGCGGCGTCCACGGCTCGTCGGACATTGCGCAATGTTAACAGAGTGGTCATTGTGAATGAAGTGACTGACGCGTTCGTGGCCGTCGCCGGCGGCGTGAGTTGTTCTCGTGAACATAATGTGCGGAATCTGGTGCTGACCCGGCGTGGACCCGACGATCTAAACGGCATCGTCGAGTGGGAGGTCATGAGCGTGGGTTCATCGCGGGTCGCCGAACGCATCCGTAGACCGCACTGGTCACTGGCCCGGACGTGGCTGTTGCAGCCGGGCCTGCCCGGCGGCGGGGACGCATTCGACTCCGCGGCGGCCGGGCGCGCCGACATCGTGGTGCTCGACATCGAGGACGGCCTGCCCGACTCCCAGAAAGCGGACGGTCGCCAGGCGGTGGCCGAGTACCTCGGCACCGGCGGGCGGGCGTGGGTGCGGATCAACTGCGTCAGCACACCGGCATGGTCGGCCGATCTGGACGCGCTGGCGCAGACCCCGGGCCTGGCCGGTGTGATGCTGGCCAAGACCGAGGGCGCCGACGATGTGGCCGCGACCGCCGCCCGGCTACCCGAGGGAACGCCGGTGGTGGCACTGGTGGAATCGGCGCTCGGCCTGGAATCGGCCGCCGATATCGCACGCACCCCCGGCTGTGGCCGAATCGCTTTCGGCGTGGGCGATTTCCGCCGCGACACCGGTATGAGCGATGACCCCACCGTGCTGGCCTACGCCCGGGCCAGGCTCGTCGTCGCGAGCCGTGCCGCGCAGCTACCGGCGCCCATCGACGGACCGACACTGCGGACCGCAGCGAACCGGCTGGCGCGGGAGACCGCCGTGGCCAAGGCCGCCGGGATGAGCGGACGGCTGTGCCTGGATCCCGCACACGCCGAGACGATCAACAGTCTGCTCAGCCCGTCGCCGATGGAGATCGACGAGGCACGCCGCACGCTCGCCCAACTGGACGCACCCGCCGGCCCCTACGACGGAAGCGTCGGCCCCACCAAGGCGCGCGCCGAAGCGGTGCTCGCTCTCGCGGCCAAACTCGGCCTGGATTAGACGCGCGGAACCCTACTCGGCGGGTGTCACATCGGTGCCGGCCCCCTTGACCGAGGCCTTCGCCCGGTTCTCCGCCCGCACCGGCTTCTTGCCGCGCACGAATCCGGTGGCCGAGATCGACGCCGCCAGCAGCGCAGCTTCGCCGGCCGCGAACGGATGGAATCCGACGCCCGCGCCGCCGCGCCCCTTCACCGGGATGTCGGCGACTTCGGTGACCTTCCAACCCTTTTCGGAGATGGACAGGATGGCCTCGCCGTTCTGGCAGGAGATGGGCAGCGCTGCGATCACCTCATCGCCGTCCGCAGCGAGCTTCACGCCGGCCACGCCGTTGCCTGCCACGCCCTGCGGATTCACCGCGGCCGGGTCGATCCGCAGAATCTTGCCGCGCCGCGTCACCAGAGCCAGGTGGTACCCCTCGGGCAGCACACCCGAGCGCAGCAACCCGGTGATGTCCGGGGCCACCGGGATGTCCCGGATCTTGAACGGCAGGCCGCCGCCGGTGGTGAACTTGATCCGCCCGTCGGTCCAGACGGCCCAGCCCAAACCCGAGGTCAGCAGCTCGCCGTGGCTGTCGGAGAACACGCCCCGATCATCGAGGCGCCACGCGGTGTTGACCTTCCGCTCGCGGGGCCCGTCCTCGTCCGACCCGGAGGTCACCGGCGTGGCGTCGAAGTCGAGCACGGTGCGACGGTCGAATTCCGGGCCCTTGAACAGCTTCGCCGTCTCGACCAGCTCCTGATCGATCACCGTGCGGCGCGCATCGGGGTTGGCCACCAACTCGGTGAGCTCGGCGAACTCGGCGTCCAGCTTCTCGGCTTCGGCCTGTAGTTCGATGACGTCCAGCTTGGTGAGCCGCCGAAGTTGCAGTCCCAGCACGTAATCCGCCTGTTCGGCGTCGATGGAGAACCTCTCCTGCAGACCGTGGCGGGCCTCGTCGACGGTCTCGGAGCCGCGGATCACCGCCACGGCCGCGTCGATGTCCAGGTGGATCGTCATCAGCCCGGCCACCAGGTGCCGGCGGGCGGCCACCTTCTCCAGTCGGTACTCACTGCGGTGCAGCACCACCGAATCGCGCAGGTGCAGGAACGCGGAGATCAGTTCACGCACCGACCACCAGCGCGGCACCCGGTTCTCGTCGAGCGCCACCAGGCTGGCGGCGAAGGTGGACTCCAGCGGTGTCAGGGCCAGCAATTGTTCGCGGATCTGCTCGGCGCTGTGCCCACGTTTGGCCGTCACGACGATGCGCAGCCCGTTACGGCGGTCGGTGAGGTCCGACATGTCGGCCACCCCGGACAGCTCGCCGGACTCGACGAGGGCCCGGATCCGGTCCTGCACGGTGTTGCTCGCGACACCCGGCGGGAGTTCGGTGATGACGCAGTTCTTCCCGTCCACCGACACCGTGCCGCGCACCGTGAAGGCGCCACGTCCGGTGGTGATGTACTCACGCAACCCGGCGGTGCCGACCACGGTGGCCCCGCAACCCCAGTCCGGACCGGGAATGAGTTTCACCAGCCGGTCATCGGTCATGTTCGGGGTCTTCAACAGGGCCCGGCAGGCCGCCATCACCTCGCGGGGATTGTGCGCGGGCACCTTGGTGGCCCAGCCCTCGGCAATGCCGACGGCGCCGTTGCACAGCAGCACTGGCCATTGGGCCGGCAACCACGTCGGCTCGACCCACTCACCGTCGAAGGTGGGCACCATCGGCACCGCGTGGCTGTCGAGTTCGGCGGTCAGCGCCGCGCCGGGGGCCGACAGCCGCATCTCCGTGTAGCGGTCGGCCGCGGGAATGTCACCCTGGATGCGGGGGAAAGCGCCTTGCCCGTCAATGACTTTCACGCGCTGGAACTCGGCGGCCATCAACGCCGCGGCACCGTACATCGATGCGCCGCCGTGCGGATGCAGGTTGCCGGTCACCGCCGAGCAGACCTTCGAGGACTTCTGCGGCTTGTTCCCGGGCAGCAGTTTGGAATCGTGCATCTGGTAGAGCAGCCGCCGCTGACCCGGCTTGAGCCCGTCGAACGCCGACGGGATGGCGCGATCGCTGACACTGTAGAGCGCGAAGGTCAGCTGGTAATGGTTCCAGTAGTCGTCGGCGCTCTGGTCGAGCACCAGGTCGGGATTCTGCTCGATAACGGCGGTCACGGGGTGTCTCCTAGGTCAGGTCCAGCGCGGAGGTGTCGACGCGGGAGGCGATATCGGCCATCCACGTGCGCCGGCCCTCGGGTGGCCCGCCGAACAGGGTGTGGTGCAGGTTGCGCTCACCGTCATCGGGATGAACCCGAATCACGGTGCGGCGCTGCGGATCCAGCACCGTGTTCCAGAAGTCGTCGGCATCCATCTCACCGAGACCCTTGTTGCGTTGGACTTCCACACGTTTCTTGGAGGTCGCTTTCAACTGGGCCACCGCGGCGTCGCGCTCGGACTCGTCCTGGCAGTAGATCCTCTCGTCGCCGTTCTTCACGACGAACAGCGGCGGCATGGTCACGTACACCATGCCCGCCTCGACGAGGGGTCGGTAGAAGTCCAGGAACATCGAGATGAGGCTCGAGTTGATGTTGCCGCCGTCGGGGTCGGCGTCGGAGGCGAACAGGATCCGGTCGTACCGGCACTGCTCCGGATCGCAATGATCACGGATGCCGCAGCCCAGGATCCGTTCGATGGCATCGAACTCGTCTTTCACCCGCGCCTTGCTGACGGTGAACCCGTAAACGTTGGGTGGCTTGCCTTTCAGCGGGAACGCCGCCTGGAACGTGGCGTCGCGCGCCGCCTTGATGGTGCCCAGTGCGGAATCGCCCTCGCACAGGAACAGCTCGGCACCGGACCCGCGCCCGGTCTCCCGGCTGGGCAGCAGCTTCGGCGGCAGCGACAGGTTGGTGCCCAAGCCCTTGGCCTTCGACGCCGCCCGGGACCGCGCCTTGGCACCCTCGGCGCTGCGCCGGGCGCGAGCCGATTCCAGGGCCAGCTTGGTCCACAGCGTCACCACGTCACCGTTGGCGGGATTGGCGGCCCAGATGGTGACGCTGCGCGCCACGTCCGGCGCCATCGCCACGTTCAGGGAGCGGGAGGACACCGCGGTCTTGGCCTGGGAGTCCCACGCCACGTCGGGGGCGCGGGTGTCCACCGCCAGCGCGGTGACGGCGGCGAAGTCCTGGGGTTCGGGGCCGTCCTCACCCTTGGCCAGGCCCAGGTCGCGGATGCGGGATGCCCGGTCGGCCAGCGCCTCGGACAACCCTTTCACCGCCGCCGTCAGATGTGATCCGCCACCGGGGGTGCGCACGGTGTTGCAGAACGCGGCCACCGTCGCCGGTTCGGCCGGCCCCGCGGTCAACGACCAACGGAACGGGGTCGGGCCGCGGCCGGTGGTGTACTCACCGCGGCCCTCCACGACGGCGCGCACCTCGGGCAGCGGGGTGCCCGCCGCGGTGCACATCAGGTCCAGCAACGTGTCGGTGCCCCAGGGGCCGCTGAACGGCTGCGTCAACGCCGGCGGGACCTCGCCGCCGGGCCAGCCCTCGTCGACCACCACCAGGTGCACGCCGGGCGACATCCGGGCGGCGGCGTGCGCCCGTAACAGCACCTCGCCGATGTCGATGCTGGAGTCGGGCACGACGGCCTGGTCGAACAGGATGCGCACCTCGGTGCCGTGCGCATCCGGCTTGCGGTTGCCCGCGCCGCGCAGTTTCTGCGTGTCGGCGCGGGTGAACGGGGCCTCCGGATCGAAATCCTTGCCCTCGAAGACGCCCGGATAGCCGCCCCCGAAGCTCTGCAGATAGGTCTTCCCACCGCGGCGCACCGTCACGTCGGTCCTGGCGGAGATGAACACGGCGGCCGCTGCGCCGATGCCGTTGAGGCCGGCGCCCGTGCTGCTCGCGTCGGCGTGGGCGGAGAACTTGCCGCCCGCGCGCGCGGTGCCCAGCGTCTTGACGATGCCGTTCTTACCGGTCACCGGGTCGGAGTCGACGGGCAGGCCGCGGCCGTCGTCGGCGACGCTGACCGATCCGTCGGCGTGCAGGGTGATGGTGACCGTCGATCCGCCGTGGCTGGGGTCGGCAACCTCTTCGATGGCATTGTCGACCAGCTCGCGCAGCGCCGTGTTGAGGACGTCGAGGCCCAGGTTGACCGCCGGCCGCAGGCGGGTGTGCTGGACATCGTCGAGCTCGGTGATGTCAGCGGCGTTGTAGCTCACGGCGGGTCCTTTCCTTGCCGGGCCGGGTGGGCGAGGACCGAGCCTGGGTCCTGGCGGGTTCGCGGTCGTCATCCGCGACGCGACGCGTGGTGCCGGCGACCGGTGCTCCGGCACGGTCTGCCGCAGAGATACTAGGCGCCCCGGGCGACAAGTTTGCGCACCCGCACCGGGAGCCACGGGCACGGCTGGATCACACCGTGCTCCGGCTGGACACCCAGATGCGGCGCGGTGAACCGTTCGTCGCGCACTCGACCAGGCACCTCATCGAGGCGCGGCGCTGATACCTCCTTGCGCGCAACGTTTTCGGGTAGCGGCCACGTTGTCCGCCGGGGACGGCGAACCGGCCTGACACAATGGTCTCATGGTCGAGCAGAGCCTCTGGATGCAAAAGGTCGCCGCCGACCCCGGGCACTCGCAGTGGTACATCGACCGCTTCCGGGCCATGGCGGCCGCCGGCCGCGACCTGGACGGCGAGGCCCGCCTGGTGGACGCGATGGTGCCGCGTGGCGCGCACATCCTCGACGCCGGCTGCGGGCCGGGCCGGCTCGGCGGGTACCTGGCCACGGCGGGGCACCGGGTGGTGGGTGTCGACGTCGACCCCGCGCTCATCGAGGCCGCCCGACAGGACCATCCCGGGCCGCGCTGGCTCGTCGGTGACCTGGCCGAACTGGACCTGCCCGCACGTGGCATCACCGAACCATTCGACGTCATCGTCTCGGCGGGCAATGTCATGACGTTCTTGGCCCCGAGCACCCGCGGCCCGACGCTGGCCCGGCTGCGCGCGCACCTGGCCGCCGATGGCCGGGCGGTGATTGGGTTCGGCGCCGGTCGCGACTACGAATTCGACCGGTTCCTCGACGACGCCGCCGACGCGGGCTTGCAGCCGGATGTCCTGCTCTCGACGTGGGACCTGCGGCCGTTCGCCGACGACTCGGATTTCCTGGTCGCGATCATGCGGCCGGCCTGACCCGCCTCACCCCTCGTCGAGTCGGGCAAGTTCGGAATCCGCTTGCCGCAGGGCCGTTTCCGCGGCTTCCAGGTTCTGGTGCGCGCGGTCGGCCGCACGCTGCGCGTCGTCGTACTCGCGTTGTGCCGTTGCGACATCGTGTTCCGCATCGGCCAGCGCCGCCCGCACTTCCGTCAAGCGGCCGCGGGCGGTGCCGAGCTGCTGCTGCCGCTCGTCGGCGTGTGCGGCGGCCTCGGCATGCGCGCTGCGGGCCTCGTTCAGTGCGCTTGCGGCGGTCTCGCGCCGGCGCAGCGCTCGCCCGAGCGCGGCCCGGTCTTCCGGCTCGGCGGGTGCCGGTTTGTTCGCGGGCGCGGTCCGCTTC is a genomic window containing:
- a CDS encoding toprim domain-containing protein is translated as MSYNAADITELDDVQHTRLRPAVNLGLDVLNTALRELVDNAIEEVADPSHGGSTVTITLHADGSVSVADDGRGLPVDSDPVTGKNGIVKTLGTARAGGKFSAHADASSTGAGLNGIGAAAAVFISARTDVTVRRGGKTYLQSFGGGYPGVFEGKDFDPEAPFTRADTQKLRGAGNRKPDAHGTEVRILFDQAVVPDSSIDIGEVLLRAHAAARMSPGVHLVVVDEGWPGGEVPPALTQPFSGPWGTDTLLDLMCTAAGTPLPEVRAVVEGRGEYTTGRGPTPFRWSLTAGPAEPATVAAFCNTVRTPGGGSHLTAAVKGLSEALADRASRIRDLGLAKGEDGPEPQDFAAVTALAVDTRAPDVAWDSQAKTAVSSRSLNVAMAPDVARSVTIWAANPANGDVVTLWTKLALESARARRSAEGAKARSRAASKAKGLGTNLSLPPKLLPSRETGRGSGAELFLCEGDSALGTIKAARDATFQAAFPLKGKPPNVYGFTVSKARVKDEFDAIERILGCGIRDHCDPEQCRYDRILFASDADPDGGNINSSLISMFLDFYRPLVEAGMVYVTMPPLFVVKNGDERIYCQDESERDAAVAQLKATSKKRVEVQRNKGLGEMDADDFWNTVLDPQRRTVIRVHPDDGERNLHHTLFGGPPEGRRTWMADIASRVDTSALDLT
- a CDS encoding HpcH/HpaI aldolase/citrate lyase family protein is translated as MSVGSSRVAERIRRPHWSLARTWLLQPGLPGGGDAFDSAAAGRADIVVLDIEDGLPDSQKADGRQAVAEYLGTGGRAWVRINCVSTPAWSADLDALAQTPGLAGVMLAKTEGADDVAATAARLPEGTPVVALVESALGLESAADIARTPGCGRIAFGVGDFRRDTGMSDDPTVLAYARARLVVASRAAQLPAPIDGPTLRTAANRLARETAVAKAAGMSGRLCLDPAHAETINSLLSPSPMEIDEARRTLAQLDAPAGPYDGSVGPTKARAEAVLALAAKLGLD
- a CDS encoding DNA gyrase subunit A, encoding MTAVIEQNPDLVLDQSADDYWNHYQLTFALYSVSDRAIPSAFDGLKPGQRRLLYQMHDSKLLPGNKPQKSSKVCSAVTGNLHPHGGASMYGAAALMAAEFQRVKVIDGQGAFPRIQGDIPAADRYTEMRLSAPGAALTAELDSHAVPMVPTFDGEWVEPTWLPAQWPVLLCNGAVGIAEGWATKVPAHNPREVMAACRALLKTPNMTDDRLVKLIPGPDWGCGATVVGTAGLREYITTGRGAFTVRGTVSVDGKNCVITELPPGVASNTVQDRIRALVESGELSGVADMSDLTDRRNGLRIVVTAKRGHSAEQIREQLLALTPLESTFAASLVALDENRVPRWWSVRELISAFLHLRDSVVLHRSEYRLEKVAARRHLVAGLMTIHLDIDAAVAVIRGSETVDEARHGLQERFSIDAEQADYVLGLQLRRLTKLDVIELQAEAEKLDAEFAELTELVANPDARRTVIDQELVETAKLFKGPEFDRRTVLDFDATPVTSGSDEDGPRERKVNTAWRLDDRGVFSDSHGELLTSGLGWAVWTDGRIKFTTGGGLPFKIRDIPVAPDITGLLRSGVLPEGYHLALVTRRGKILRIDPAAVNPQGVAGNGVAGVKLAADGDEVIAALPISCQNGEAILSISEKGWKVTEVADIPVKGRGGAGVGFHPFAAGEAALLAASISATGFVRGKKPVRAENRAKASVKGAGTDVTPAE
- a CDS encoding DUF1906 domain-containing protein — protein: MSDEPWTPHRRRSRMVSRRDALRYAGAATAAVGFGAALASTGMPTASAAAPTLIDFAMRQIPARDILAAGHSGVINYVSTSRPGSSFGAKPITLPYAQSLTAAGLVIVSNYQYGKPGGTAPSDFTRGYAGGVADARTAWQLHTAAGGGRSAPIFFSVDDDIDRNTWNNVALQWFRGINSVIGVQRTGIYAGINPCQWAIADGVIGRSSTPGRAWAWQTRSWSRGQIHPAAVLYQRIVSTASNPGPVVGGLEVDVNDVLAQDCGQWNLHP
- a CDS encoding class I SAM-dependent methyltransferase; this encodes MVEQSLWMQKVAADPGHSQWYIDRFRAMAAAGRDLDGEARLVDAMVPRGAHILDAGCGPGRLGGYLATAGHRVVGVDVDPALIEAARQDHPGPRWLVGDLAELDLPARGITEPFDVIVSAGNVMTFLAPSTRGPTLARLRAHLAADGRAVIGFGAGRDYEFDRFLDDAADAGLQPDVLLSTWDLRPFADDSDFLVAIMRPA